Below is a window of Myxococcota bacterium DNA.
GTGTTCTCGTAGATCATCCGCACGCCCGTCGCGCCGGTGGGGTGGCCGAAGGTCTTGAGCCCACCGTCGGTGTTCACCGGCAGCTCGCCGTCGAGCTGGAAGGTGCCGCTGGCGACGTGCTCCTTCGCCTCGCCCTTCTTGCAGAGGCCCAGATCCTCGTAGGTGAGCATCTCGGTCAGGGTGAAGCAGTCGTGGAGTTGCACGACATCGAGCTGGCGGAACGGTTCGGTGATGCCCGCCTGGGCGTAGGCGTCCTTCGCTGCGTAGAGGGTGGGCTTCCAGGCGAGGAAGTCGAAGTCCGGGTCTCGCTGGGGGTGCTCGGCGACGGCGATCGAGACCGCCTTCACCAGCACCGCGTCGTCGCGGAAGTTCTTCGCGAGGTTCGCCCGGGTGAGCACGCAGGCCGAGGCCCCGTCGGACTGGGCGGCGCAGTCGAAGAGGCCGAAGGGCCAGGAGATGATCCGCGCGTTCAGCGCATCGTCGACGGTGATCTCCTTCTTCAGCATCGACTTCGGCGCGAGCGTACCGTTGTGGTGGTTCTTGACGGCGATCTTGGCCAGGTCTTCGCGACCGGCGCCGAAGGTGTCGAAGTAGCGGGCGGCGCACAGCGAGAACCAACCGGCCGGCGTCGCGGGCAGGCCGCGCACCCGGTCGAAGTTCACCGAGGGGCCCGAGACGCCGCGGTCCTTCGGCTTGTCGAAGCCCACCACCAGCACCGTGTCGTACATGCCGCAGGCCACGGCGAAGACGCCGAAGCGGAAGGCGTCCGTACCCGTCTGGCAGTAGTCCGACACGAGACTCACCGGCTTCCCGAAGAGCTTCAGCGCCTCCGCGATCTCGGCGCTGCCCTCGCGCGGGTAGACGGCGCCGGCGAAGACGGCCTCGATCTGCTGCTGGGGGTTCTCGATGCCGGCGTCGGCGTAGGCTTCGTAGGCCGCGTCGACGATCATGTCTTCGCGCGACTGGTCCCAGTTCTCACCGAATTGGCAGGCGCCGACTCCGACGACGGCGACCTTGTTGGCGATCGATTCGGGC
It encodes the following:
- a CDS encoding acetyl-CoA acetyltransferase is translated as MPESIANKVAVVGVGACQFGENWDQSREDMIVDAAYEAYADAGIENPQQQIEAVFAGAVYPREGSAEIAEALKLFGKPVSLVSDYCQTGTDAFRFGVFAVACGMYDTVLVVGFDKPKDRGVSGPSVNFDRVRGLPATPAGWFSLCAARYFDTFGAGREDLAKIAVKNHHNGTLAPKSMLKKEITVDDALNARIISWPFGLFDCAAQSDGASACVLTRANLAKNFRDDAVLVKAVSIAVAEHPQRDPDFDFLAWKPTLYAAKDAYAQAGITEPFRQLDVVQLHDCFTLTEMLTYEDLGLCKKGEAKEHVASGTFQLDGELPVNTDGGLKTFGHPTGATGVRMIYENTLQLQGRAGERQVEGASLALSHNIGGPPTTCGIAILGRD